In a single window of the Bacteroidales bacterium genome:
- a CDS encoding IS91 family transposase gives MRATFELAQVVNAFGAPLVANKKLSPLQLKVLGRIAECRTAALGGHKEQCDCCHHIRYSYNSCGDRHCPKCQAAKQALWIDDLMQSTLPIKHYHIVFTVPHQLNAVCLFNNRVYYDLLFAAVWNTLRAFGYTHFGVETGAVCVLHTWGQNLSLHPHVHCIVPAAGYSLQGEWKNIGPSGNYLYPVHQLSDAFKGRFMDSLKRSLRKQNALEGFRHLIQKAYQTKWVVHCEPSMAGVDHVVKYLGQYTHRVAITNQRILNISAGKVTFIAKDYRDRAVKKPVTLDGVEFLRRFCMHILPKRFVKIRRYGIYNHTVKRNLALQFVPEEKPGIDALIKKQQPPKTKRERFEQLTGIDIGCCPVCKKGRMVVVGELPRIRSPAWFLPVYTHHNIP, from the coding sequence ATGAGAGCCACGTTTGAGCTGGCCCAGGTGGTGAATGCATTTGGTGCGCCCCTGGTTGCCAACAAAAAGCTTTCCCCGTTGCAACTAAAGGTGCTGGGCAGGATCGCTGAGTGCCGAACGGCTGCCCTTGGCGGTCACAAAGAACAGTGCGATTGCTGTCATCATATACGTTACAGCTACAATAGCTGTGGCGACAGGCATTGTCCTAAATGCCAGGCAGCAAAACAGGCACTTTGGATCGACGACCTGATGCAGAGTACCTTGCCCATAAAGCATTATCACATTGTCTTTACGGTGCCGCATCAGCTGAATGCCGTATGCCTGTTCAACAACAGAGTTTATTACGATTTGCTCTTTGCTGCTGTATGGAATACCCTTCGTGCCTTTGGTTACACACATTTTGGCGTTGAAACCGGTGCGGTATGTGTGCTTCACACCTGGGGGCAAAACCTTAGTTTACACCCGCATGTTCACTGTATTGTGCCGGCGGCAGGATATTCCCTTCAGGGCGAATGGAAAAACATCGGACCATCAGGGAATTACCTTTATCCCGTACATCAGTTGAGTGATGCCTTCAAAGGCAGGTTTATGGACAGTCTCAAACGCAGCCTGCGCAAACAAAATGCCCTGGAAGGGTTCCGTCATTTGATCCAAAAGGCATACCAAACAAAATGGGTGGTTCATTGCGAACCTTCGATGGCTGGTGTGGATCATGTGGTGAAATACCTGGGACAATATACCCACCGGGTGGCCATTACCAACCAGCGTATTTTAAATATTTCAGCAGGTAAGGTTACTTTCATCGCCAAAGATTACCGCGACAGAGCGGTTAAAAAGCCCGTTACCCTGGATGGGGTTGAGTTTTTACGACGGTTCTGTATGCATATCTTACCTAAGCGCTTCGTGAAAATACGCCGCTATGGTATTTACAACCACACGGTAAAACGAAACCTTGCTTTACAGTTTGTACCGGAAGAAAAGCCTGGTATCGATGCCCTGATAAAAAAGCAGCAACCGCCCAAAACCAAACGCGAACGGTTTGAACAGCTCACAGGGATTGACATAGGCTGTTGCCCCGTGTGCAAAAAAGGGCGCATGGTGGTGGTGGGGGAACTGCCCCGCATCCGGTCGCCGGCATGGTTTCTTCCGGTTTACACCCATCATAACATTCCCTAA